A genomic window from Atribacterota bacterium includes:
- a CDS encoding F0F1 ATP synthase subunit delta has product MIIDTFTVIAQIINFLILVLLLKKFLFNKIMGIIDEREEQIKEQIESTEKQQKDAEEEIKKQRKIREKMEENWDNDLAQMKKELQAKREKMMEESRQAVNEEEKDWKNSILKQRNAFLKELKELSCQQVCQISRKVLADLANEKLENQLIDSFLQQLEDTKDNNGQGFQLSDLDAKQVIEINTAFQLQKKEKEKITDRLKRFFQDEIDISFKESEDLICGIELRAKGKKISWSIESYLNSLEKNLQKLFEEVGNQQNIDNKEKDSTEVKEKEEE; this is encoded by the coding sequence ATGATAATTGATACCTTTACGGTAATAGCACAGATTATCAATTTTTTGATTCTGGTCTTATTGCTGAAAAAATTTCTTTTTAATAAAATTATGGGCATTATTGATGAAAGAGAAGAGCAGATTAAAGAGCAGATAGAAAGTACCGAAAAACAGCAGAAAGATGCAGAAGAGGAAATTAAAAAACAGCGAAAAATCAGGGAAAAGATGGAAGAGAATTGGGACAATGACCTTGCCCAAATGAAAAAAGAGCTCCAGGCTAAACGGGAAAAAATGATGGAAGAGTCCAGGCAAGCAGTAAATGAAGAAGAAAAAGATTGGAAAAATTCTATTCTTAAACAGCGTAATGCCTTTTTAAAAGAATTAAAAGAACTTTCCTGCCAGCAGGTATGCCAGATTTCCAGAAAGGTCCTGGCAGATCTGGCAAATGAAAAATTAGAAAATCAATTAATAGACAGCTTTTTACAACAATTAGAAGATACAAAAGATAATAATGGACAGGGATTTCAGTTATCTGATTTAGACGCAAAACAAGTAATAGAAATAAATACTGCCTTTCAATTGCAGAAAAAAGAAAAAGAAAAGATTACCGATAGATTAAAAAGGTTTTTTCAGGATGAAATAGATATTAGTTTTAAAGAATCTGAAGACCTTATATGTGGAATTGAATTAAGGGCAAAAGGAAAAAAGATTTCCTGGAGTATAGAAAGTTATCTCAATTCCCTGGAAAAGAATTTACAAAAATTATTTGAAGAAGTTGGGAATCAACAAAATATCGACAACAAAGAAAAAGATAGCACAGAAGTAAAAGAAAAAGAAGAAGAATAA
- a CDS encoding F0F1 ATP synthase subunit C has product MSSIDIVSAVSIFTAGITIAIGSIGPAIGQGMAVARALGAIAQQPDEANTITRTLFVGLAMVESTAIYCLVISVILIFANPFWNYILGQ; this is encoded by the coding sequence ATGAGTAGTATTGATATTGTAAGTGCAGTTTCCATTTTTACAGCCGGCATTACCATAGCTATCGGTTCTATTGGTCCGGCTATCGGACAGGGAATGGCTGTAGCAAGGGCACTGGGAGCTATTGCCCAGCAGCCTGATGAAGCGAACACTATAACCAGAACACTATTTGTTGGTCTGGCTATGGTTGAGTCCACTGCTATCTATTGCCTGGTTATATCCGTTATTCTTATTTTTGCCAATCCTTTCTGGAATTATATTTTAGGTCAATAA
- the nifJ gene encoding pyruvate:ferredoxin (flavodoxin) oxidoreductase encodes MKHKLITLDGNTAAAHTAYHLSENITIYPITPSSVMGELADLWAFQEKKNIWGAIPFVAEMQSEAGAAGAVHGSLQRGALTTTFTASQGLLLMLPNMFKIAGELTPAVFNVSARSVATHALSIFGDHSDVMAARTTGFALLAAASVQEAMDFPLIAQAASLKSRIPFLHFFDGFRTSHEISKVEMLENEEMEKMINDELIYQHRARALSPERPFIRGTAQNPDVFFQAREGSNPFYDKCADITEETMKEFKDITGREYHLFQYEGAPDAEYIIILMGSGCETVHETVEHLVEKGEKVGVIKVRLFRPFSIKHLYNAIPETAKKLCVLDRTKEPGSAGEPLYIEVLSGINEYMSENNIDRKIKVVGGRYGLSSKEFTPAMVMGVFDEIKKEKPMNHFTVGINDDVTNKSIKYPEHFHIEPADRVRAVFYGLGSDGTVSANKSSIKIIGEETDNFAQGYFVYDSRKAGSLTISHLRFGKDPIHSPYLIEKANFIGCHQFTFLEKYDVLKHAEDNAVLLLNSPYPAEEVWDKIPVEVQKNIIDKKIKVYSINAYQIAKETGLGVRINTVMQTAFFLLSKILPEDVAIDKIKQFIKKSYGTKGEEILSKNNKAVELAKESIEEIKVPLKAEGTIRKKDTVSAKAPKFVREVTAKMIAQEGDDIPVSAFDPDGTFPSGTTKWEKRNIAQEIPEWDPDTCIQCGNCALVCPHAVIRSKVFSPELLANAPENFKSTDSKIKDFQGLKFTLQISPEDCTGCGLCVETCPAKNKKEPGKKAINMVPVENIQEQEKKNWEFFENIPLVDREKLELNRIRDLQFTQPLFEFSGACAGCGETPYVKLISQLFGDRMIVANATGCSSIYGGNLPATPWTFNQDGRGPAWSNSLFEDNAEFGYGLRLAIDQQKIMAINLVEKLKNDIGESLANELMNAEQSNDEEIQKQRERVAQLHKKLENISKEEARQLDSLAEALVKKSVWILGGDGWAYDIGYGGLDHVIAQKQNVNILVLDTEVYSNTGGQMSKATPLGAVAKFAAGGKQTAKKDLAMMAVNYGTAYVARIALGANMNQAIKVFREAEAYDGPSIIVAYSHCAGHGYDLRNGLKQQKAAVASGYWPLMHYNPELKKEGKNPFVLDSKAPSIPLKDYIYAENRYRILTYSKPEIAKEYYKKAQEEVMNRWKIYEKWAKNENSKE; translated from the coding sequence ATGAAACACAAATTGATTACTTTAGATGGGAATACGGCAGCTGCCCATACTGCCTATCACCTTAGTGAAAACATTACAATCTATCCAATTACTCCCTCTTCAGTTATGGGAGAATTGGCGGATCTATGGGCATTTCAGGAGAAAAAAAATATCTGGGGAGCAATCCCATTTGTAGCCGAGATGCAGAGTGAAGCTGGAGCAGCCGGAGCTGTACACGGTTCTCTGCAAAGAGGAGCATTAACTACTACATTTACTGCATCACAGGGGTTATTGCTTATGCTCCCTAATATGTTTAAGATTGCCGGTGAACTTACTCCTGCTGTATTTAATGTTTCAGCCCGTTCAGTGGCTACTCATGCTTTATCTATTTTTGGTGACCATTCTGATGTAATGGCTGCAAGAACTACAGGATTTGCATTATTGGCAGCGGCTTCAGTTCAGGAAGCCATGGATTTCCCATTAATCGCTCAAGCAGCATCGCTGAAATCCAGAATACCGTTTTTGCACTTTTTTGACGGGTTCCGAACTTCGCATGAAATATCAAAAGTAGAGATGCTGGAAAATGAAGAAATGGAAAAAATGATTAATGATGAACTAATATACCAGCATAGAGCACGTGCGCTTTCACCCGAACGTCCATTTATAAGGGGAACTGCGCAGAATCCTGATGTATTTTTCCAGGCAAGGGAAGGGAGTAACCCCTTCTATGATAAATGTGCTGATATTACTGAAGAAACTATGAAAGAATTTAAGGACATTACCGGTAGAGAATATCATCTCTTTCAATATGAAGGTGCACCTGATGCAGAGTATATTATTATATTAATGGGTTCAGGCTGTGAAACAGTCCATGAAACTGTGGAACACCTTGTAGAAAAAGGCGAAAAGGTAGGTGTGATAAAAGTCAGATTATTCAGACCATTCTCCATAAAACATCTATATAATGCCATACCTGAGACAGCTAAGAAATTATGTGTTTTAGACAGAACAAAAGAACCGGGGAGTGCTGGAGAACCTTTATATATTGAAGTCTTATCCGGAATTAATGAGTATATGAGCGAGAATAATATAGACAGAAAAATAAAGGTAGTTGGTGGGAGATATGGCTTATCTTCCAAGGAATTTACACCAGCCATGGTTATGGGAGTATTTGATGAAATTAAAAAAGAAAAACCCATGAATCACTTTACTGTTGGTATTAATGATGATGTAACCAATAAGAGTATCAAATATCCGGAACATTTCCATATTGAACCAGCCGACAGAGTTAGAGCAGTATTCTATGGATTGGGTTCTGATGGAACTGTAAGTGCAAATAAAAGCTCTATTAAAATTATTGGGGAAGAGACTGATAATTTTGCTCAGGGATATTTTGTTTATGATTCGCGAAAAGCAGGGTCATTGACAATTTCACATTTGCGTTTTGGCAAAGATCCAATTCATTCACCATACCTGATTGAAAAAGCAAACTTTATAGGATGTCATCAGTTTACGTTCCTGGAAAAATATGATGTTTTAAAACATGCAGAGGATAATGCAGTATTGTTGTTAAACAGCCCATATCCTGCTGAAGAAGTCTGGGATAAAATTCCTGTTGAGGTACAGAAGAACATTATTGACAAAAAAATTAAAGTATATTCTATCAATGCATATCAAATTGCCAAAGAAACCGGTCTTGGTGTTAGAATTAATACAGTTATGCAAACAGCATTCTTCTTGTTAAGCAAGATTCTCCCGGAAGATGTGGCAATCGACAAAATTAAACAATTCATCAAAAAATCTTATGGAACTAAGGGAGAAGAGATTCTCAGCAAGAATAACAAGGCTGTGGAGTTGGCAAAGGAATCTATTGAGGAAATTAAAGTACCGCTCAAAGCTGAAGGCACTATCAGGAAAAAGGATACTGTTTCTGCTAAGGCACCAAAATTTGTTCGTGAAGTAACAGCTAAAATGATTGCTCAAGAAGGAGATGATATTCCTGTAAGCGCTTTTGACCCTGATGGAACATTCCCATCCGGAACTACCAAATGGGAGAAGAGAAATATTGCTCAGGAAATTCCTGAATGGGATCCGGATACCTGTATCCAGTGTGGAAACTGTGCTCTTGTTTGTCCCCATGCTGTAATTAGAAGTAAAGTTTTCTCACCAGAATTACTCGCTAATGCACCGGAAAACTTTAAGTCTACCGACAGTAAGATCAAAGATTTCCAGGGATTAAAGTTCACATTGCAAATCTCTCCTGAAGATTGTACCGGTTGTGGTTTGTGTGTAGAAACATGTCCTGCAAAGAATAAGAAAGAACCTGGCAAAAAAGCCATCAATATGGTACCAGTGGAAAATATTCAAGAACAAGAGAAGAAAAACTGGGAATTCTTTGAAAATATTCCATTAGTTGATAGAGAAAAACTGGAACTGAACCGAATAAGAGACCTGCAATTTACTCAACCATTGTTTGAATTCTCCGGAGCCTGTGCAGGTTGTGGAGAAACTCCATATGTAAAGCTTATCAGCCAGTTATTTGGGGATAGAATGATTGTAGCTAATGCTACTGGTTGTTCTTCTATTTATGGCGGTAATCTGCCTGCAACACCATGGACATTTAATCAGGATGGTCGCGGACCTGCCTGGTCAAATTCTCTCTTCGAAGACAATGCAGAATTTGGTTACGGATTACGTTTGGCCATAGATCAGCAGAAAATAATGGCTATTAACCTGGTAGAAAAGCTAAAAAATGACATAGGTGAAAGCCTGGCTAATGAACTGATGAATGCAGAACAGTCCAATGATGAAGAAATACAAAAACAGCGAGAAAGAGTAGCCCAATTACATAAGAAATTAGAAAACATCTCTAAGGAAGAAGCAAGACAATTAGACAGTTTGGCAGAAGCCTTGGTTAAAAAGAGTGTCTGGATATTAGGTGGAGACGGCTGGGCTTATGATATTGGTTATGGCGGACTTGATCACGTTATTGCTCAGAAGCAGAATGTAAATATTCTGGTATTAGATACAGAAGTCTACTCCAATACCGGTGGACAGATGTCCAAAGCGACACCTTTAGGTGCTGTTGCAAAATTTGCTGCAGGTGGAAAACAAACTGCTAAAAAGGACCTTGCAATGATGGCAGTAAACTATGGTACTGCTTATGTTGCAAGGATTGCCCTGGGTGCAAATATGAATCAGGCTATAAAGGTATTCCGTGAAGCAGAAGCCTATGATGGTCCTTCTATTATCGTTGCATATTCTCATTGCGCAGGACACGGTTATGACTTAAGAAATGGGCTAAAACAGCAAAAAGCAGCAGTAGCCTCCGGGTACTGGCCATTAATGCATTATAACCCGGAATTAAAGAAAGAAGGGAAGAATCCATTTGTACTGGACAGTAAGGCTCCTAGTATCCCACTGAAAGATTATATTTATGCTGAAAACAGATACAGAATACTGACTTATAGTAAACCAGAGATAGCTAAAGAGTACTACAAGAAAGCTCAGGAAGAAGTAATGAATCGCTGGAAAATATATGAAAAATGGGCTAAGAATGAGAATTCGAAAGAATAA
- a CDS encoding F0F1 ATP synthase subunit alpha (produces ATP from ADP in the presence of a proton gradient across the membrane. The alpha chain is a catalytic subunit) — MEIDKMKEIIQNMPLQEHIKESFSRMKKVIKKQEASFDFQEIGIITSVGKNIVKANGLPNVKSGEIVRFKKGQLGMVFNLNADSVDIILLDEATSIGSTDEVERTDRVMSVPVGEILLGRIIDSVGRPLDNRGAIRSTEYAPIEQDAAPIMDRDPVNTPLQTGLLVVDSLIPVGRGQRELILGDRQTGKTAIAIDTILNQNNGDVVCIYCAIGQQISSVARVISRLKSSQAMEYSIVLVASGDEAPGLNYIAPYAATSIGEYFMRKGKDVLVIYDDLTQHARSYRELSLLMRRPPAREAFPGDIFYIHSRLLERATHLKKEYGGGSLTALPIIETEAQNLSSY; from the coding sequence TTGGAGATAGATAAGATGAAAGAAATAATTCAAAATATGCCTCTACAGGAACATATAAAAGAAAGTTTTTCCAGAATGAAAAAGGTCATAAAAAAACAGGAAGCATCCTTTGATTTCCAGGAAATCGGAATCATTACTTCAGTTGGTAAAAATATTGTAAAGGCAAATGGTCTTCCTAATGTAAAATCAGGGGAGATTGTCCGTTTCAAAAAAGGACAATTGGGAATGGTCTTTAACCTTAATGCTGATAGTGTGGATATTATACTTTTAGATGAAGCAACATCTATTGGCTCGACTGATGAGGTAGAACGAACCGATAGGGTTATGAGTGTCCCGGTTGGTGAAATTCTCCTTGGTCGTATTATAGATTCTGTAGGAAGGCCTCTTGATAACAGGGGAGCTATCAGGTCAACAGAATATGCACCGATTGAACAGGATGCTGCTCCTATTATGGATAGGGACCCGGTAAATACTCCTTTGCAAACAGGATTATTGGTTGTCGATTCTTTAATTCCAGTTGGCAGAGGTCAAAGAGAATTAATTTTAGGCGACCGTCAGACAGGCAAAACAGCCATTGCAATTGATACTATTTTAAATCAGAATAATGGAGATGTTGTCTGCATCTATTGTGCAATTGGCCAGCAAATATCTTCTGTTGCCCGGGTAATTTCCAGGTTAAAATCATCCCAGGCGATGGAATATAGTATTGTATTAGTGGCATCCGGCGATGAGGCACCCGGACTTAATTATATTGCTCCATATGCTGCCACCAGTATCGGAGAATACTTTATGAGAAAAGGCAAGGATGTTCTTGTTATTTATGATGATTTAACCCAGCATGCCCGTTCTTATCGTGAGTTATCATTATTAATGAGAAGGCCACCGGCAAGGGAGGCATTCCCGGGTGATATTTTTTATATTCACTCCCGCCTTTTGGAAAGGGCTACTCATTTGAAAAAAGAATACGGTGGAGGCTCTTTAACAGCCTTACCGATTATTGAAACAGAAGCCCAGAATTTATCATCATACA
- a CDS encoding F0F1 ATP synthase subunit alpha (produces ATP from ADP in the presence of a proton gradient across the membrane. The alpha chain is a catalytic subunit) yields the protein GDIFYIHSRLLERATHLKKEYGGGSLTALPIIETEAQNLSSYIPTNIISITDGQIYLSPQLFQGGILPAVDVGKSVSRVGGKTQLASYRQVVGDLRLSYSQFQELEIFSRFGTQLDENTKKTLTRGRRIREILKQNQYEPYSVLEQIILLLAVSRGLLDNIPISKISIFKKRVKEDIKDKFSGITEKVNNNKTLSSDDKDRLTNFIQEITDSFVKDSNYADAGDNS from the coding sequence GGTGATATTTTTTATATTCACTCCCGCCTTTTGGAAAGGGCTACTCATTTGAAAAAAGAATACGGTGGAGGCTCTTTAACAGCCTTACCGATTATTGAAACAGAAGCCCAGAATTTATCATCATACATACCAACTAATATAATATCCATTACTGATGGACAGATATACCTTTCACCTCAATTGTTCCAGGGTGGTATTTTACCGGCAGTGGATGTAGGCAAATCGGTTTCCCGCGTTGGAGGAAAAACCCAATTGGCATCGTACCGCCAGGTGGTGGGTGATTTACGGTTAAGCTATTCTCAGTTCCAGGAACTTGAGATTTTTTCCCGTTTTGGAACCCAATTAGATGAAAATACCAAAAAAACTTTAACACGGGGCAGAAGGATAAGGGAAATATTAAAGCAGAATCAATATGAACCCTATTCAGTTTTAGAGCAAATTATCCTTCTTTTAGCTGTGTCCCGTGGCTTGCTGGATAATATCCCTATTAGTAAAATTAGTATATTCAAAAAGAGAGTTAAAGAGGATATTAAAGATAAATTTTCTGGGATTACGGAAAAGGTTAATAATAATAAGACCCTATCTTCTGATGATAAAGATAGATTGACTAACTTTATTCAGGAAATAACTGATTCATTTGTGAAGGATAGTAATTATGCAGACGCTGGAGACAATTCGTAG
- a CDS encoding dihydroorotate dehydrogenase-like protein, protein MVDLSTKYLGIRLKNPLVASASPLCEDIENIKQMEKSGISAVVLHSLFEEQVILQEKELNYALTQQTESYAESLSYFPDVNDYRFAPDEYVNYIEKAKKAVDIPIIGSLNGISNSGWLKYGKKIEEAGADALELNIYYLPTIKSVSCQQVEKMYLELLKTLRQNIKIPIAVKLSPYFNSIPDTAYKLVDEGADALVLFNRFYQPDIDLMRMSISPNLELSESSELRLRLRWVGLLYKKVKADLAITGGVHTAEDIIKSILAGANVAMMTSALLLRGISFIEELIKATEDWMKRNHYESIDSIRGILSQQNTRETDAYERANYLKVLKSYRME, encoded by the coding sequence GTGGTTGATTTAAGTACTAAATATTTAGGTATTAGATTGAAAAATCCCTTGGTTGCCTCTGCTTCTCCGTTATGTGAAGATATTGAAAACATCAAGCAGATGGAAAAGAGCGGAATTAGTGCTGTAGTCTTGCATTCACTCTTTGAGGAACAGGTTATTCTGCAAGAGAAAGAGTTGAATTATGCTTTGACTCAACAAACAGAAAGTTATGCCGAATCTTTGAGCTATTTTCCTGATGTAAATGATTACCGTTTTGCTCCTGATGAGTATGTAAACTATATTGAGAAAGCAAAAAAGGCTGTCGATATACCGATTATCGGCAGCCTGAACGGTATATCAAATAGTGGATGGCTTAAATATGGGAAGAAAATTGAAGAAGCAGGAGCGGATGCCCTGGAATTAAACATTTACTATCTGCCGACAATAAAATCTGTTTCCTGTCAGCAAGTTGAAAAGATGTATCTGGAGTTACTAAAAACATTAAGGCAAAACATAAAAATACCAATAGCAGTAAAACTAAGCCCATATTTTAACTCAATACCTGATACAGCATATAAACTTGTTGACGAGGGGGCTGATGCGCTGGTTTTATTCAACAGATTTTATCAGCCTGATATTGATTTAATGAGAATGTCGATATCCCCTAATTTGGAATTGAGTGAATCATCCGAGTTGCGTTTAAGACTAAGATGGGTAGGACTACTTTATAAGAAAGTTAAGGCAGACCTGGCAATTACCGGAGGAGTTCATACAGCTGAAGATATAATAAAAAGTATTTTAGCCGGAGCAAATGTTGCTATGATGACTTCAGCTTTACTACTGAGGGGAATTTCTTTCATTGAGGAATTAATAAAAGCGACTGAGGATTGGATGAAAAGAAACCATTATGAATCTATTGATAGCATTAGAGGAATTTTAAGCCAGCAGAATACCAGAGAAACAGATGCATATGAAAGAGCAAACTACTTGAAAGTATTAAAATCTTATCGAATGGAATAG
- a CDS encoding cation-translocating P-type ATPase, with protein MNEKKNSKDYKKNIQIEGMTCINCANRVEENIRKIKGVKFASVNLATESAYLISNRELTDQEIKKAVESAGYKIAESFDEDSGQKRYKKIRQNAIIAWIVTLPLSIMMIFHMLGYHVPGFVFLEVISVAFVIFYCAASTIKSAWIALIHYHFNMDTLITIGSITSWITALFSYLNLPIMSFGTIGAMIVAIHLTGRFIESHLRDKAAKEIKSLIALQSKEATVVINSEEVRLPINMVKINQLVKVKPGERIPVDGTIVEGISSVDESFINGEPIPKKKEKEDIVIGGSINLTGILTIKVTKIGEESFLSQMILLIKEAQGTKVPIQALADRITNWFVPIIITLALISGIFWYFNMDNYQLFLLNAREIFPWILITENNYSFAIFVFISTVVIACPCALGLATPMALVTGSGIAAKKGLIIRNAEAIQTSKDIAYALMDKTGTITHGNPSVIKHNLSQEEMDVVASIESNSHHPLAQAIAGNLKNLKKIDNLKEIPGKGVTAYFNGIEYFIGKPEEREEYLPYFKKGQTVVEILKGMTKLGFIILADRIRGESEKAINRLKELNITPVMVTGDHEITARVVADEVGIEKVYAGVKPEEKLGIVRKFQSTGKKVLMIGDGINDAASLKGADIGVAMENGADLAIDSADIVIIREGLYGLIYSINISASIFKIIKQNLFWAFLYNTLAIPFAMLGLLHPAIAEGAMAFSSITVILNSLRIKNSFK; from the coding sequence ATGAACGAGAAAAAAAATTCCAAGGATTATAAAAAAAATATTCAAATTGAGGGAATGACCTGCATTAATTGTGCTAATCGGGTTGAGGAGAATATTCGTAAAATTAAAGGAGTAAAGTTTGCCTCAGTAAACCTGGCAACAGAATCTGCTTATCTGATTAGTAATCGAGAATTAACTGATCAAGAAATAAAAAAAGCCGTTGAAAGCGCAGGGTATAAAATAGCAGAAAGTTTTGATGAGGATTCAGGACAGAAGAGATATAAAAAGATTAGACAGAATGCCATAATAGCCTGGATAGTCACATTACCTTTATCTATTATGATGATTTTTCATATGCTCGGCTATCATGTCCCGGGCTTTGTATTTCTGGAAGTAATAAGTGTTGCTTTTGTAATATTTTATTGTGCAGCATCTACGATAAAAAGTGCCTGGATTGCCTTAATCCATTACCATTTTAACATGGATACGCTTATTACCATTGGTTCTATAACATCCTGGATTACTGCTCTTTTTAGTTATTTAAACTTGCCGATTATGTCTTTCGGGACAATTGGAGCAATGATTGTTGCTATTCATTTGACTGGTCGATTTATAGAATCACATCTGAGAGATAAGGCAGCTAAAGAAATAAAAAGCCTGATAGCTTTACAATCGAAGGAGGCAACAGTTGTTATTAACAGCGAAGAAGTCAGGCTGCCTATTAATATGGTTAAAATAAACCAGCTGGTAAAAGTTAAACCCGGAGAACGTATTCCCGTTGATGGCACAATAGTAGAAGGAATTTCCTCAGTAGATGAATCTTTTATTAATGGCGAACCTATTCCAAAGAAGAAGGAAAAAGAAGATATTGTTATCGGCGGTTCAATAAATTTAACCGGTATACTTACAATAAAGGTTACCAAAATAGGGGAAGAGTCTTTTCTGTCCCAAATGATTCTGTTGATAAAAGAAGCCCAGGGAACTAAAGTACCTATTCAAGCACTGGCAGATAGAATAACAAATTGGTTTGTGCCAATTATTATTACTTTAGCATTAATAAGCGGTATTTTCTGGTATTTTAACATGGATAATTATCAGTTATTTTTATTAAATGCAAGGGAAATATTTCCATGGATATTGATTACTGAAAACAATTATTCATTTGCAATATTTGTTTTTATTTCAACTGTTGTTATTGCTTGCCCCTGTGCTTTAGGATTAGCCACACCAATGGCTCTGGTGACAGGAAGCGGGATAGCGGCTAAAAAAGGATTAATTATACGAAATGCTGAAGCAATACAGACTTCCAAAGATATAGCATATGCATTAATGGATAAAACTGGTACTATCACACATGGTAATCCATCAGTAATAAAGCATAATCTCAGCCAGGAAGAAATGGACGTGGTAGCATCAATTGAAAGTAATTCTCATCATCCTTTGGCCCAGGCCATTGCGGGCAACTTGAAAAATTTAAAAAAAATTGATAATTTAAAAGAAATACCAGGAAAAGGAGTTACAGCATATTTTAACGGAATAGAATACTTTATTGGCAAACCGGAAGAAAGGGAAGAATATTTACCATATTTTAAAAAAGGCCAAACAGTAGTTGAAATATTAAAAGGAATGACTAAACTTGGATTTATTATTTTAGCTGATAGAATAAGAGGTGAGTCAGAAAAAGCGATTAATCGCTTAAAAGAATTGAATATTACCCCGGTAATGGTAACCGGGGATCATGAGATAACTGCCCGGGTTGTGGCAGATGAAGTGGGCATTGAAAAAGTATATGCAGGTGTTAAACCTGAGGAGAAGCTGGGAATTGTCAGGAAGTTCCAAAGTACCGGGAAAAAAGTACTTATGATAGGGGATGGAATAAATGATGCTGCCTCCCTGAAAGGAGCAGACATTGGAGTAGCAATGGAAAATGGGGCTGACCTGGCTATAGACAGTGCTGATATAGTTATAATAAGAGAAGGACTATATGGTCTGATATATAGTATTAATATATCTGCAAGTATTTTTAAAATTATCAAACAAAATCTTTTCTGGGCTTTTTTATATAATACTTTAGCAATACCCTTTGCTATGTTAGGCCTTCTGCATCCCGCAATTGCAGAAGGAGCCATGGCTTTTAGTTCAATTACCGTTATTTTAAATTCTTTAAGAATAAAGAATAGCTTTAAATAA
- a CDS encoding F0F1 ATP synthase subunit gamma has protein sequence MQTLETIRRKIESAKDMHSVVKTMKALAAVNIHTYEKAVDSINFYHQNIEAGLQIVLKENPDILKAPTADGSDLMGIIIFGAERGMAGNFNIPVINKLDSWIKKEGLKKKSSLIACVVGERIAEPLKDIGISANYNLEYPNSRYHLDGTIQDVLLIIEKWRFQKKVSHIYLFFNHPISSSSFKADYFQLYPLNHDWLRELAGKQWPSTSIPLYTIPAGTLFNLIIRQYFYISLYKVFIETMASENASRLLAMRKAEKNIEEQLEELDAQFNKKRQDSITDELLDIVAGFEALTK, from the coding sequence ATGCAGACGCTGGAGACAATTCGTAGAAAAATTGAGAGTGCAAAAGATATGCACTCAGTGGTAAAAACAATGAAAGCCCTGGCCGCGGTAAATATTCATACTTACGAAAAAGCAGTTGATTCTATTAACTTTTACCATCAGAATATCGAAGCGGGCTTACAGATAGTTTTAAAAGAAAACCCTGATATTTTGAAGGCACCGACTGCTGATGGTAGTGATTTAATGGGTATCATTATTTTTGGTGCAGAAAGAGGAATGGCGGGTAATTTTAATATACCAGTTATTAATAAGCTGGATTCCTGGATAAAAAAAGAGGGTTTAAAAAAGAAATCATCACTGATTGCATGTGTGGTTGGTGAAAGAATTGCAGAGCCATTAAAGGATATTGGGATATCCGCAAATTATAACCTTGAATATCCTAATTCTCGCTATCATCTGGATGGGACTATTCAAGATGTACTTTTAATAATAGAGAAATGGCGTTTTCAAAAAAAAGTATCACATATCTACCTTTTTTTTAATCACCCTATAAGTAGTTCTTCTTTTAAAGCAGATTATTTTCAATTATATCCTCTAAACCATGACTGGCTAAGAGAATTAGCAGGCAAACAATGGCCTTCAACCTCAATACCATTATACACTATTCCGGCAGGCACTTTGTTTAACCTGATTATTCGTCAGTATTTTTACATTTCCCTTTATAAGGTCTTTATTGAAACAATGGCAAGCGAAAATGCCAGTAGATTACTTGCAATGCGCAAGGCAGAGAAGAATATTGAAGAACAGTTAGAAGAACTGGATGCCCAGTTTAATAAAAAAAGACAGGATTCAATTACTGATGAATTACTGGATATCGTCGCCGGCTTTGAAGCCCTGACTAAATAA